The Henckelia pumila isolate YLH828 chromosome 2, ASM3356847v2, whole genome shotgun sequence genome includes a window with the following:
- the LOC140878031 gene encoding uncharacterized protein, whose translation MQAHLSALDDAMWFVVTDGPMKIMKINTAVAITEGAPQMIEKPRSEWTSEDKRKANLGNVARDILYKTLDKNMFSKIKSCTTAKKIWEKLTQLCEGNDQTKENKLMVAIQKFDNIKMKPGETMNEFDERFSSIMIELNALGKSYSNREVALKVMRALPRE comes from the coding sequence atgcaggcacatctatCAGCACTGGATGATGCTATGTGGTTCGTAGTAACAGATGGACCAATGAAGATTATGAAAATCAACACTGCAGTTGCTATCACTGAAGGTGCTCCACAGATGATAGAAAAGCCTCGATCTGAATGGACTTCTGAAGATAAAAGGAAAGCTAATCTTGGCAATGTAGCCAGAGACATACTGTACAAAACTCtggacaaaaacatgtttagcaagatcaaaaGCTGCACTACAGCCAAAAAAATATGGGAAAAACTCACTCAACTATGTGAAGGAAACGAtcaaacaaaggaaaacaaactcatggtagccattcaaaagtttgacaacATAAAGATGAAGCCAGGAGAAACTatgaatgaatttgatgaaagattcaGCAGCATTATGATTGAGCTAAATGCACTTGGAAAAAGCTACAGCAATCGTGAAGTAGCACTCAAAGTTATGAGAGCTCTACCACGAGAATGA